A single genomic interval of Anopheles darlingi chromosome X, idAnoDarlMG_H_01, whole genome shotgun sequence harbors:
- the LOC125949393 gene encoding glutamate receptor ionotropic, kainate 2-like, which produces MPGLQAWRYHLGLLLLLLLLVAAVPVANAKRDIPIGAIFHGDNYEAEIAFRYAVERVNMHEKHFELVPLVKYVSAEDSFKTERKVCELAAEGVTAIFGPSSILTAGIVGSVCKTLEIPHIVTHWDPEPLGGTEPALQAMTINLYPEADVLSRALADLIVDYSWKSFTVIYDTDEGLMRLKDILQIHGPNDAPITVRQIDDDPDYRPLLKDIQSSGESHIILEIRPDRIVELLRQAKEVKMLEEYQSYIITSLDAHTMDFEELRYSRSNITALRLMDTKSFDIKNAVHDWEQGEARMKRLFRVSPEHVQTESALYNDAVKIYATAIRELDATEEITPSRLSCGSKNLRQWPFGLRIVNYMKVKTEHGITGPIIFDDYGRRTHFHLDIIELSKEEGFKKIATWDPTHGVNYTRSQGEVYSQIVESLQNKTFIVASRIGAPFLMHKEKKEGEFLEGNNRFEGYSLELIDGISKILGFQYRMELVPDGKYGSYNKITKKWDGLVKHLLDRKADLAVCDLTITYERRTAVDFTMPFMTLGISILYATPVQQPKDLFSFLSPLSLDVWIYMATAYLGVSVLLFVLSRMAPADWENPHPCKQDNDEVENIWDMLNALWLTMGSIMGQGCDILPKAVSTRLVAGMWWFFALIMLSSYTANLAAFLTMERMDATIESAEDLAKQSKIKYGAVVGGSTMSFFQTSNFSTYQRMWAAMESARPSVFTKSNDEGRDRVIKGKRLYAFLMESTSLEYMTERYCELTQIGGLLDSKGYGIAMPVNSPYRTAISGAVLKMQEEGKLHQLKTRWWKEMHGGGRCDGKASSAASDSAAELGIGNVGGVFVVLAIGCSCAFIIGILEFLWNVRKVAVEEKITPWDALKAELKFALNISVTSKPVHNTLSESTASGKSSLRSKSESRRDSEVAGRGNNVRTGASLMNLDKLGLGFGKN; this is translated from the exons ATGCCAGGACTGCAAGCGTGGCGGTACCAtcttggcctgctgctgctgctgctgctgctcgtagcTGCGGTGCCAGTGGCGAACGCCAAACGTGATATCCCTATCG GTGCCATCTTCCACGGTGACAACTATGAGGCGGAGATCGCGTTCCGGTATGCGGTCGAGCGGGTTAACATGCACGAGAAACACTTCgagctggtgccgctggtaaAGTACGTCTCGGCGGAGGACAGCTTCAAGACGGAGCGGAAGGTGTGCGAGCTGGCAGCCGAAGGGGTGACCGCCATCTTCGGCCCCAGCTCGATCCTGACCGCCGGTATCGTCGGGTCCGTGTGCAAAACGCTCGAGATACCGCACATCGTGACGCACTGGGATCCGGAACCGCTCGGTGGCACCGAGCCGGCACTGCAGGCGATGACGATCAACCTGTACCCGGAGGCGGACGTGCTGTCCCGGGCGCTGGCCGATCTGATCGTCGACTACAGCTGGAAGAGCTTCACCGTCATCTACGACACGGACGAGGGGCTGATGCGGTTGAAGGACATCCTGCAGATCCACGGACCGAACGATGCACCGATCACGGTGCGGCagatcgacgacgatccggaCTATCGGCCGCTGCTGAAGGATATCCAGTCGTCCGGTGAGTCGCACATCATCCTCGAGATCCGGCCCGACCGGATCGTCGAGCTGTTGCGGCAGGCGAAGGAGGTGAAGATGCTGGAGGAGTACCAGAGCTACATCATCACGTCGCTCGATGCGCACACGATGGACTTCGAGGAGCTGCGGTACTCGCGCTCGAACATTACCGCCCTCCGGCTGATGGACACGAAGAGCTTCGACATCAAGAACGCGGTGCACGACTGGGAGCAGGGGGAGGCGCGCATGAAACGGCTGTTCCGGGTATCGCCCGAGCACGTCCAGACCGAGTCGGCGCTGTACAACGATGCGGTCAAGATTTACGCCACCGCGATCCGGGAGCTCGACGCAACCGAGGAGATCACCCCGTCCCGGTTGTCCTGCGGCAGCAAAAACCTGCGCCAGTGGCCGTTCGGGTTGCGTATCGTCAACTACATGAAGGTG AAAACCGAACACGGCATCACCGGACCGATCATCTTCGACGATTACGGGCGCCGGACGCACTTCCACCTGGACATTATCGAGCTGAGCAAGGAGGAGGGCTTCAAGAAGATCGCCACCTGGGACCCGACGCACGGCGTCAACTATACGCGCAGCCAGGGCGAGGTGTACTCGCAGATCGTCGAATCGCTGCAGAACAAAACGTTCATCGTCGCGTCCCGCATCGGTGCACCCTTCCTAATGCACAA ggagaagaaggagggcgAGTTTCTCGAGGGTAACAACCGGTTCGAGGGCTACTCGCTCGAGCTGATCGACGGTATCTCCAAGATCCTCGGCTTCCAGTACCGGATGGAGCTGGTACCGGATGGGAAGTACGGTTCCTACAACAAGATCACCAAGAAGTGGGACGGTCTGGTGAAGCATCTGCTCGATCGG AAAGCGGATCTCGCCGTCTGCGATCTAACCATCACGTACGAACGGCGCACGGCGGTCGACTTTACGATGCCGTTCATGACGCTCG GTATCAGCATCCTGTACGCGACGCCGGTCCAGCAACCGAAGGATCTGTTCTCCTTCCTGTCGCCCCTATCGCTGGACGTGTGGATCTATATGGCGACCGCCTATCTGGGCGTTTCGGTGCTCCTGTTCGTGCTGTCCCGGATGGCACCGGCCGACTGGGAGAATCCGCACCCGTGCAAgcaggacaacgacgaggtGGAAAACATCTGGGACATGCTGAACGCGCTCTGGCTGACGATGGGTTCGATCATGGGGCAGGGTTGCGATATACTGCCGAAGGCCGTCTCgacgcgcctggtggcgggcATGTGGTGGTTCTTTGCCCTCATCATGCTCTCCTCGTACACCGCCAACCTGGCCGCCTTCCTCACGATGGAGCGGATGGACGCGACGATCGAGTCGGCCGAGGATTTGGCGAAGCAGAGCAAAATCAAGTACGGTGCGGTCGTTGGCGGTAGTACGATGTCGTTCTTCCAGACCTCCAACTTTTCCACCTACCAGCGGATGTGGGCAGCGATGGAATCGGCCCGCCCGTCCGTCTTTACGAAGAGCAACGACGAGGGCCGGGATCGCGTTATCAAGGGGAAGCGGCTGTACGCGTTCCTGATGGAGTCGACCTCGCTCGAGTACATGACCGAGCGGTACTGCGAGCTGACGCAGATCGGTGGGCTGCTCGACTCGAAGGGCTACGGTATCGCGATGCCAGTCA ATTCCCCGTACCGGACGGCCATCAGCGGGGCGGTGCTGAAGATGCAGGAGGAGGGCAAGCTGCACCAGCTGAAGACGCGCTGGTGGAAAGAGATGCACGGTGGGGGCCGCTGTGACGGTAAGGCGTCATCGGCGGCGAGCGACAGTGCAGCCGAACTCGGTATCGGTAACGtcggtggtgtgtttgtggtacTTGCGATCGGTTGCTCCTGTGCGTTCATCATCGGTATACTGGAGTTCCTCTGGAACGTACGGAAGGTGGCGGTCGAGGAGAAGATTACACCGTGGGATGCGCTGAAGGCGGAACTGAAGTTTGCGCTCAACATCTCCGTGACGTCGAAACCGGTCCACAACACGCTCAGCGAATCGACGGCCAGTGGGAAGAGTTCGCTTCGCTCGAAGTCGGAGTCACGTCGGGACTCGGAGGTGGCCGGCCGGGGTAATAACGTCCGGACCGGGGCGAGCCTCATGAACCTCGATAAGCTCGGTCTTGGGTTCGGCAAAAACTAG